The following proteins are co-located in the Marinomonas profundi genome:
- a CDS encoding YicC/YloC family endoribonuclease gives MTASMTAFSRQEAVYDWGTISWEVRSVNQRYLEPNFRLPENFRELEFAFRDVLRKKINRGKLECQLRFQAVDKAATNLTINASNAQALANAIDTLGTWFKDLNPANPLDILKWPGILSDEGSDFELMKKAVVELFNQSVDELIQVRLREGAQLKDIIEQRLDAIDAIVVEVQAKLPTIIAAQKQNLLDKLDAAKVDLDPMRVEAEIVLLAQKADVAEELDRLATHTKEVRRQLQQNGPIGRRLDFLMQELNREANTLSSKSIVVETTQSAVELKVLIEQMREQIQNIE, from the coding sequence ATGACAGCAAGCATGACCGCCTTCTCACGCCAAGAAGCCGTATACGATTGGGGCACCATCAGCTGGGAAGTTCGCTCCGTCAATCAGCGCTACCTAGAACCTAACTTTCGCCTACCCGAAAACTTCCGCGAGCTTGAGTTTGCCTTTCGTGATGTGCTGCGCAAAAAGATCAACCGTGGCAAACTCGAATGCCAACTGCGTTTCCAAGCCGTAGACAAAGCCGCTACTAACTTAACCATCAACGCCAGTAACGCCCAGGCCTTGGCCAACGCCATCGACACACTCGGCACTTGGTTTAAAGACCTAAACCCGGCCAACCCACTCGACATCCTAAAATGGCCAGGCATTCTCAGCGACGAAGGCAGCGACTTTGAACTGATGAAAAAAGCCGTCGTCGAACTCTTCAACCAATCTGTCGACGAACTCATTCAAGTACGACTACGTGAAGGCGCACAACTGAAAGACATCATCGAACAACGCCTAGACGCCATCGACGCCATCGTCGTCGAAGTGCAAGCCAAACTGCCGACCATCATCGCCGCACAGAAACAAAACCTACTCGACAAACTCGACGCCGCCAAAGTCGACCTCGACCCCATGCGTGTCGAAGCGGAAATCGTCCTACTGGCCCAAAAAGCCGACGTCGCCGAAGAACTCGACCGCCTCGCCACACACACCAAAGAAGTGCGCCGCCAACTACAACAAAACGGTCCTATTGGCCGCCGCCTCGACTTCTTAATGCAAGAACTCAACCGCGAAGCCAACACGCTTTCATCGAAATCCATCGTCGTCGAAACCACCCAAAGCGCAGTGGAACTGAAAGTTCTGATTGAACAAATGAGGGAACAGATACAGAATATTGAATAA
- a CDS encoding type II toxin-antitoxin system HipA family toxin, with protein MSRSIYVYAHWHTMAQPELVGALETDLVRGVEVYRFSYDENWLTSPFAMQIDPQLQLFRGDQFNNDARNFRAFLDSCPDRWGRLLMQRREAVLARREQRQIRRLNDSDYLLGVHDTYRMGALRFKLSKDGPFLDNDQQFATPPMSSLRELEHAVSQIEQDPDVDNPDYLKWLFMLISPGSSLGGARPKACVMDGEELWLAKFPSRYDNHDIGAWEYLVYRMAIDAGINMAPCKILQFNSPHHTFLTQRFDREGETRHHFSSAMTQLGYYDGDAGASYLELAQFLMEQGANTQADLAQLWRRLAFNIMVRNSDDHLRNHGFILVEEGSGWRLSPAYDINISIGATGLHLNIDEYSNELSLDLALEVAPYFQLSATEAKQILSELQNVVSNWQVYANEIGINRQEQKTLERVIN; from the coding sequence ATGAGTCGATCTATTTATGTCTATGCTCATTGGCACACCATGGCGCAACCTGAACTTGTGGGGGCGCTAGAAACAGACCTCGTTCGAGGCGTTGAAGTGTATCGATTTTCTTATGACGAGAATTGGCTAACTTCGCCTTTTGCCATGCAGATAGACCCTCAGTTACAGCTATTCAGAGGCGATCAATTCAATAACGATGCGCGGAATTTTCGGGCCTTCCTAGACTCCTGCCCAGATCGTTGGGGGCGTTTGCTAATGCAACGGAGAGAAGCCGTTTTAGCAAGGCGTGAGCAACGACAAATTCGAAGATTGAATGATTCGGATTACCTGCTTGGCGTTCATGACACCTACAGAATGGGGGCTTTACGCTTCAAGTTATCCAAAGATGGCCCTTTTTTAGACAACGATCAACAGTTTGCTACGCCTCCCATGTCGAGCTTACGAGAATTAGAGCATGCCGTTAGTCAGATAGAGCAAGATCCAGATGTAGATAACCCAGACTATCTTAAGTGGCTGTTTATGTTGATCTCTCCTGGATCGTCACTTGGTGGAGCACGTCCAAAAGCCTGTGTTATGGATGGAGAGGAACTCTGGTTAGCGAAATTCCCCAGCCGTTATGACAATCATGACATAGGCGCTTGGGAGTACTTGGTGTATCGCATGGCCATCGATGCTGGGATCAATATGGCACCTTGTAAAATCTTACAATTTAATAGTCCTCATCATACTTTTTTAACGCAACGCTTTGATCGAGAGGGAGAAACAAGACATCATTTTTCCTCTGCCATGACTCAGCTTGGTTACTACGATGGTGATGCCGGAGCGAGTTACCTTGAACTTGCGCAATTTTTAATGGAACAAGGGGCAAATACTCAAGCTGATCTAGCCCAACTTTGGCGGCGTTTGGCTTTCAATATTATGGTTCGCAATAGCGATGACCACCTAAGAAATCATGGCTTTATATTGGTAGAAGAGGGTTCTGGCTGGCGACTATCGCCAGCTTATGACATCAATATTTCCATAGGTGCCACAGGGCTTCATCTTAATATTGATGAATATTCTAACGAGCTAAGCCTAGACTTAGCGCTAGAGGTTGCGCCTTATTTCCAGCTATCCGCGACAGAAGCGAAGCAAATTCTCTCGGAGCTACAAAATGTGGTCAGCAACTGGCAGGTTTACGCTAATGAAATAGGCATAAACAGACAAGAACAAAAAACTCTGGAACGCGTAATAAATTGA
- the hepT gene encoding type VII toxin-antitoxin system HepT family RNase toxin, whose translation MPQSSRDSFELLKKAGFIPAPLALNLQKMVGLRNIAVHDYQILNLEIVKHVVEHRLSDFEEFVKAMKSLNLSNL comes from the coding sequence ATCCCACAGAGTAGCCGCGACAGCTTTGAACTGCTTAAAAAAGCAGGCTTTATCCCTGCTCCACTAGCCTTAAACTTGCAGAAGATGGTTGGCCTTCGCAATATCGCGGTTCACGACTATCAGATCCTTAACTTAGAAATAGTGAAGCATGTTGTAGAGCATAGGCTTAGTGATTTTGAAGAGTTTGTTAAAGCAATGAAAAGCCTTAATCTATCCAATCTATGA
- the mntA gene encoding type VII toxin-antitoxin system MntA family adenylyltransferase antitoxin: MLDRNKLIQAIQQLMPKARLIYLFGSQADGSATASSDIDIAVLLDKKMDSVARFDLQETLAIELNQDVDLVDLLTASTVLQNQIIMNGELLFGSKDEQTKFEMQIMSMYQHLNEERADLLQDYLQ, encoded by the coding sequence ATGCTCGATAGAAATAAGCTAATTCAAGCCATACAACAGCTAATGCCAAAGGCTAGGTTAATTTACCTGTTTGGCTCTCAAGCTGATGGTAGTGCTACGGCTTCCAGTGATATTGATATTGCCGTGCTACTGGACAAAAAAATGGACTCAGTAGCACGCTTTGATCTCCAAGAAACACTCGCCATCGAACTGAATCAGGACGTGGATTTAGTCGATTTGCTAACGGCTTCGACAGTCTTACAAAATCAGATCATTATGAATGGTGAGTTGCTTTTCGGTAGCAAAGACGAGCAAACTAAGTTTGAAATGCAGATCATGTCTATGTATCAACACTTGAACGAAGAACGAGCTGACCTATTGCAGGACTATTTACAATGA
- a CDS encoding NYN domain-containing protein, with the protein MKTKVYIDGYNLYYGCLKNTPYKWLDLHRLIELLISRSDHPDANINTKHAIKFTTADISPKAASDQNSPNDQRSYHQALYLYRPTIEIIKGAYSIEKSTYPIVEQDESGKDKSPSESQRMMVWKIEEKQSDVNVALEAVYDVLTDSTLEQVIFVTNDTDIIPALKKIRLINDERPNSTVQIGLITPSRVGKHQRTTNPNLSKLATWTIEYITNEELETSQLPSRVSGKKSSAIKPTSWFKHAQEVQEILDILTHLDVLGSIPRAWRWLSEPKPEVEGLPILVSTPDRMLNTLAGIEAVKLHAITFAQYKINQQKK; encoded by the coding sequence GTGAAAACCAAAGTGTATATCGATGGATATAATTTATACTATGGATGCCTCAAGAACACCCCATACAAGTGGCTCGATTTACATCGGTTAATTGAGTTACTTATCTCAAGATCCGATCACCCAGACGCTAATATAAATACCAAACACGCCATTAAATTCACAACAGCTGATATAAGCCCAAAAGCCGCGTCAGATCAGAACTCTCCAAACGACCAACGCTCATATCACCAAGCACTGTATCTCTACAGACCAACTATTGAGATCATTAAAGGTGCCTACTCTATAGAAAAAAGCACATATCCCATCGTCGAACAAGACGAGTCAGGCAAAGATAAATCGCCTAGCGAAAGCCAGCGAATGATGGTCTGGAAAATCGAGGAAAAACAGAGCGATGTCAATGTCGCTTTGGAAGCAGTCTATGACGTACTCACAGACTCAACATTAGAGCAAGTCATATTCGTGACAAATGACACAGACATAATACCCGCCTTAAAAAAGATTCGGCTTATCAATGATGAACGCCCAAATAGCACTGTTCAAATAGGATTAATTACCCCATCAAGGGTCGGAAAACACCAACGCACAACGAACCCTAACCTAAGTAAATTAGCGACATGGACGATTGAGTACATAACAAATGAAGAATTAGAAACGTCTCAATTACCTAGCAGAGTATCAGGCAAAAAAAGTTCAGCCATAAAACCCACGTCTTGGTTCAAGCATGCACAAGAGGTTCAAGAGATACTTGATATCCTAACTCATTTAGACGTGCTTGGCTCAATACCACGTGCTTGGCGTTGGTTATCAGAGCCAAAACCAGAAGTAGAAGGATTGCCTATATTAGTCTCTACACCAGATCGTATGCTAAATACACTTGCTGGAATTGAAGCAGTGAAACTACATGCGATTACATTTGCCCAGTACAAAATAAACCAACAGAAAAAGTGA
- a CDS encoding helix-turn-helix domain-containing protein — MSSRSAVVFPKDLRMLKILGENISLAMKRRKITQTRLSERTGLSMPTLRNITRGEPSVSIGHYLVVLSVLGLAADLGKVALDDEFGRRLQDIELLTAKHKKKPTSQPS; from the coding sequence ATGTCTTCTCGATCTGCTGTGGTGTTCCCCAAAGATTTACGAATGCTGAAAATATTGGGTGAGAATATCTCCTTGGCGATGAAACGTCGAAAAATCACTCAGACAAGGTTATCCGAACGAACAGGCCTTTCTATGCCGACGTTACGTAACATCACCCGAGGCGAGCCGAGTGTGTCGATTGGCCATTACCTTGTGGTGTTATCTGTGCTTGGATTAGCTGCCGACCTTGGCAAAGTTGCTCTGGACGATGAGTTTGGTAGAAGGTTGCAAGATATTGAACTACTAACCGCCAAACATAAAAAGAAACCAACGAGCCAACCGTCATGA
- a CDS encoding sensor domain-containing protein, with protein sequence MLALRKRLSYKQAKWALLLLLSLSLVMSALQIFMDWQEEKATIQNQVMSTLHIVENSAVEAAYSLDEGLAKKVLIGLMRSNSFHQARLEDDLGYELASMYRPLEPLSLRWLSEKVFNDLPESFRLELNRSSHLSVGAIMVTIDSGTVTNGFIRRSIRLIMTSMASALLLGVAMFMLFYIQISHPLSRLIGQLSLLEKEENDPAQLQFKQTSRDDELGILVRTITALWHKRKKVENELAKSEAYFKAVLHQSSECMLLTNLKGQILDCNNETCRLLAYDAPTLLALNIIDIDPEQTPCLLREWSQHTQGEPKIFETQYRRSNGECFPVEVCANIIILDHETRFLASFRDITQRKKDQEQVRFLAYYDALTNLPNRRFLNQHLDEVITTARRDGQVGGLLFIDLDRFKNVNDSMGHHVGDALLVEAAKRIVSCLSDADIAVRIGGDEFVILLPVLGEDVEEAQQRVTHLSEVLLLQLSQAFCLEQTDLFISASIGISLFPMEDVNGSQVLRQADTAMYDVKATGRNGFHFYRQEMQQQVTDRAAIEKALHSAIANDEFYLVYQPQVNKHGQLIGFEALLRWQSDELGLVAPNRFIAIAEEVGLIDEIGCWVLEDVCQQLKVWQEIGLPALFEGVAVNISPYQFAKDSFVDTVKAVIDSTQIDSSLLDLEITESMLVENIPSVAEKMWRLKEQGVRFSIDDFGTGYSSLRYLQHFPLNQLKVDQSFVRDLSNDLNSQVIVNTIVSMADHMNLSVLAEGVENAPEKDVLESIGCVRYQGYYFSEPVKSEVATRYLCDKVTFPLQHQNA encoded by the coding sequence ATGTTAGCTCTGCGTAAGCGTCTTTCTTATAAACAAGCGAAATGGGCCTTGTTGCTCTTGCTGTCGCTGAGTTTGGTGATGAGTGCTCTGCAAATTTTTATGGATTGGCAAGAAGAAAAAGCCACAATTCAGAATCAGGTGATGTCGACACTGCATATTGTTGAAAACTCAGCCGTCGAGGCCGCCTATTCATTGGATGAAGGCTTGGCTAAAAAAGTGTTAATTGGTCTTATGCGTTCAAACAGTTTTCATCAGGCGCGGTTGGAAGATGATTTGGGCTATGAGTTGGCCAGTATGTATCGCCCATTGGAGCCGTTATCTTTACGCTGGCTGTCTGAGAAGGTGTTTAATGACCTGCCAGAAAGCTTTCGTTTAGAGTTGAATCGAAGTAGCCATTTGTCGGTCGGCGCCATTATGGTCACGATCGACAGCGGCACGGTGACGAATGGTTTTATTCGCCGTAGTATTCGCCTGATCATGACCTCCATGGCGTCTGCGCTTTTGTTGGGCGTGGCGATGTTCATGTTGTTTTATATACAAATCTCACACCCTCTTTCGCGTTTGATCGGCCAGTTGAGCCTGCTGGAAAAAGAAGAGAACGACCCCGCCCAGTTGCAATTTAAGCAAACGTCCCGAGACGATGAGCTGGGGATTTTGGTGCGTACTATTACGGCGCTTTGGCATAAGCGTAAAAAAGTCGAAAACGAATTGGCCAAAAGTGAGGCCTATTTTAAAGCGGTTTTGCATCAGTCCAGTGAGTGTATGTTGCTGACAAATTTGAAAGGTCAAATATTGGATTGCAACAATGAAACCTGCCGCCTGTTGGCTTACGATGCGCCGACGTTATTGGCATTGAATATTATCGATATTGATCCAGAACAAACCCCCTGTCTGCTGCGAGAATGGTCGCAACACACCCAAGGCGAACCGAAGATTTTTGAGACGCAATACCGTCGTAGTAATGGCGAGTGCTTTCCTGTCGAAGTGTGCGCCAATATCATCATATTAGATCATGAAACGCGATTTTTGGCGTCTTTTCGGGATATTACACAGCGCAAAAAAGACCAAGAACAAGTGCGCTTTTTGGCCTATTACGACGCGTTAACCAACTTACCTAATCGGCGCTTTTTGAATCAGCATTTGGACGAGGTGATTACCACGGCACGCCGTGACGGTCAGGTTGGCGGCTTGTTGTTTATCGACTTAGATCGCTTTAAAAATGTGAATGATTCGATGGGCCATCATGTGGGCGATGCTTTGTTGGTTGAGGCGGCCAAACGTATTGTGTCCTGTTTGTCTGACGCTGACATTGCTGTGCGCATCGGTGGGGATGAATTTGTCATACTGCTGCCGGTGTTGGGGGAGGATGTCGAAGAGGCGCAGCAAAGAGTCACGCATTTGTCTGAGGTGTTGTTGTTGCAATTGTCGCAGGCCTTTTGTTTAGAGCAAACCGATTTGTTTATTTCGGCCAGTATTGGTATCAGCTTGTTCCCCATGGAGGATGTTAATGGTTCGCAGGTGCTTCGTCAGGCGGATACGGCCATGTACGATGTCAAAGCCACGGGACGTAACGGTTTCCACTTTTATCGCCAAGAAATGCAACAACAGGTGACTGATCGAGCGGCAATAGAAAAAGCCTTACACAGTGCCATCGCCAATGATGAGTTTTATTTGGTGTATCAGCCTCAAGTCAATAAACACGGGCAACTAATAGGCTTTGAAGCCTTGTTACGCTGGCAAAGTGATGAGCTTGGTTTGGTGGCGCCGAATCGTTTTATTGCCATCGCGGAAGAAGTAGGGCTAATCGACGAGATTGGCTGCTGGGTGCTGGAGGACGTTTGCCAACAGCTGAAAGTGTGGCAAGAGATAGGGTTGCCGGCGTTATTTGAAGGCGTTGCCGTTAATATCAGCCCGTATCAATTTGCCAAAGACAGCTTTGTCGATACCGTGAAAGCGGTGATCGATAGCACCCAAATAGACTCAAGCCTGCTGGATTTAGAAATTACGGAAAGCATGTTGGTCGAAAATATTCCGTCCGTGGCAGAAAAAATGTGGCGCTTGAAAGAGCAGGGCGTTCGTTTCTCCATTGATGATTTCGGTACGGGTTATTCCTCATTGCGATATTTGCAGCACTTTCCTTTGAATCAGCTAAAAGTGGATCAGTCGTTCGTACGTGACTTATCCAACGATTTGAATAGTCAGGTTATTGTTAACACCATTGTGTCTATGGCCGACCATATGAATTTGTCTGTCTTGGCTGAGGGTGTGGAAAACGCCCCAGAAAAAGACGTTTTGGAAAGCATAGGTTGCGTCCGGTATCAGGGGTATTATTTTTCTGAGCCGGTTAAAAGTGAGGTGGCAACGCGGTATCTTTGCGACAAGGTGACCTTTCCACTCCAACATCAAAACGCCTAA
- a CDS encoding ATP-binding protein, whose translation MQRNLLNALIAWKNQPARKPLLIDGARQTGKTYLLQELFGNTFANILRIDFLENPAYKEAFDGSLSPDELLMNIELLTNQAFNPETDLLILDEIGECERAVTSLKYFAEKAPSYFVAASGSNIGLLNTFPVGKVEQYNLRPLTFQEFIYASNEQALIKAFDSQASTPAVHTKLMDKLTDYFFTGGMPEAVSAWYQFKDSSILERVEKVTKIHADLVEGYRRDFGKYAGKVNATLIESVFNSIPAQLSLVSDESVKRFKFKHVHERKSRYSDFETAIHWLNCCRLALPNYPIEGLPKSPLAAYKKENMVKLFLFDVGLLNHMLGSSYKEIKQQNYELSVYNYRGYVAENFVQQELTAIGVDPSYSWNDARAEIEFILATDEGNIVPVEVKSGKRTRAKSLASYVEKCTPSKTFKLAGTQGSSALEQTNIVMPLYFTQYLPQRW comes from the coding sequence ATGCAGCGTAACTTACTCAACGCCTTAATAGCATGGAAAAACCAACCTGCACGCAAGCCATTATTGATCGATGGCGCAAGACAAACAGGTAAAACGTATCTGCTGCAAGAGTTGTTTGGTAACACCTTTGCCAACATCCTTCGTATCGACTTTCTTGAAAATCCCGCCTACAAAGAAGCGTTCGATGGCTCACTGTCACCTGACGAGCTATTAATGAACATTGAGTTGTTAACCAACCAAGCGTTCAACCCAGAAACCGACTTGCTGATATTAGATGAAATTGGCGAATGCGAACGTGCCGTTACTTCGCTTAAATATTTTGCTGAAAAAGCACCGTCCTATTTTGTCGCAGCCAGCGGTTCGAACATTGGTTTGCTCAACACCTTCCCTGTGGGCAAGGTAGAACAATACAATTTACGACCACTGACCTTCCAAGAATTTATTTACGCATCCAACGAGCAAGCACTGATCAAAGCATTTGATAGTCAAGCAAGCACACCGGCGGTGCACACTAAATTAATGGATAAACTAACAGACTACTTTTTTACCGGTGGTATGCCGGAAGCCGTTTCTGCTTGGTATCAGTTTAAAGATTCCAGCATTTTAGAGCGTGTTGAAAAAGTCACAAAAATTCATGCCGATTTAGTTGAAGGTTATCGCCGTGATTTTGGTAAGTACGCGGGCAAGGTCAATGCCACACTGATTGAATCGGTGTTTAACAGTATTCCAGCGCAGCTATCACTTGTGAGCGATGAGTCCGTTAAACGCTTTAAATTTAAACATGTGCATGAGCGTAAATCTCGTTATAGCGATTTTGAAACCGCGATTCATTGGCTTAACTGCTGCCGCTTAGCCTTGCCAAACTACCCTATTGAAGGGCTGCCGAAATCGCCTCTGGCGGCCTATAAAAAAGAAAATATGGTCAAGCTGTTTCTGTTTGATGTGGGCCTGCTCAATCATATGCTGGGCAGCAGTTATAAAGAGATTAAGCAACAAAATTACGAACTGTCTGTTTATAACTACAGAGGCTATGTGGCTGAAAACTTTGTGCAACAAGAGCTCACTGCTATTGGCGTTGACCCAAGCTATTCATGGAATGACGCCCGCGCCGAAATCGAATTTATTTTGGCAACCGATGAAGGCAATATCGTCCCTGTTGAAGTCAAAAGTGGCAAACGTACAAGAGCTAAATCGTTGGCATCCTACGTTGAAAAATGTACTCCAAGTAAAACCTTTAAGTTAGCGGGCACACAAGGCTCATCCGCGTTAGAACAAACCAATATCGTGATGCCTTTGTATTTCACGCAGTATTTACCTCAGAGATGGTAA
- the rph gene encoding ribonuclease PH, whose protein sequence is MRPSGREADQLRPLKITRNFTKHAEGSVLIECGDTKVICTATVVSGVPRFLKGKGQGWITAEYGMLPRSTHSRMDREAARGKQGGRTVEIQRLIGRSLRAAVDLKKLGENTITIDCDVIQADGGTRTASITGGFVALADAMRVLVENKKVKENPIVSQIAAISVGVYKGVPVLDLDYPEDSNAETDMNVIMNDKGGFIEIQGTAEGEAFSDEHMMGMLAVARKGITEIMAAQRAALLDK, encoded by the coding sequence ATGCGTCCAAGCGGAAGAGAAGCAGATCAATTACGTCCCCTTAAAATCACACGTAATTTCACTAAACATGCCGAAGGCTCGGTGCTGATCGAATGTGGCGACACTAAGGTTATTTGTACGGCCACTGTGGTTTCTGGCGTGCCGCGTTTTTTGAAAGGTAAGGGTCAAGGTTGGATCACGGCAGAATACGGTATGTTGCCTCGCTCTACGCACAGTCGTATGGACCGTGAAGCGGCTCGCGGTAAGCAAGGTGGCCGTACCGTGGAAATTCAGCGTTTGATTGGTCGTTCTTTGCGCGCTGCTGTGGATCTTAAAAAACTCGGCGAAAATACCATCACCATTGACTGTGATGTGATTCAAGCCGACGGCGGTACGCGTACGGCTTCTATTACCGGTGGTTTTGTGGCCTTGGCCGATGCCATGCGCGTTTTGGTTGAGAACAAGAAAGTCAAAGAAAATCCTATCGTCTCGCAAATCGCGGCGATCTCTGTTGGCGTGTACAAAGGCGTGCCGGTATTGGATTTGGATTACCCAGAAGACTCTAATGCTGAAACAGACATGAATGTCATCATGAACGACAAAGGTGGTTTTATTGAGATTCAAGGCACCGCCGAAGGCGAAGCCTTTAGTGATGAACACATGATGGGGATGCTCGCCGTGGCGCGTAAAGGCATTACAGAAATCATGGCAGCACAACGTGCGGCCTTACTTGATAAATAA
- a CDS encoding ion transporter — translation MPSTSLVPMDSIRQRLKTFIENSTVQGILLALILINAAILGLETSPAVMAVVGPFLMALDKAILAVFVIEILIRLLVHRFAFFKDGWSVFDFIVVGIALVPASGPFAVLRALRVLRVLRVLTFVPSMRKIVGALIQSLNGMLSIAMVLGLVYYVAAVMVTKLFGEAFPDWFGSLGASLYTLFQVMTLESWSMGIARPVMEAFPYAWAFFVPFILIATFTMLNLFIAVIVNAVQTIHDDDHQEELDAEKATQQQLLEQMQQLQQELKELRRDMKKGKE, via the coding sequence ATGCCCAGTACATCGCTTGTTCCAATGGATTCCATTCGTCAGCGTCTAAAGACGTTTATTGAAAATTCGACGGTACAAGGTATTTTGTTGGCGTTGATTTTAATCAATGCCGCGATACTCGGATTAGAAACTTCCCCTGCGGTGATGGCCGTCGTTGGCCCGTTTTTAATGGCTTTGGACAAGGCCATACTGGCGGTGTTTGTGATTGAGATCCTCATCCGTTTGCTTGTGCATCGTTTCGCGTTCTTCAAAGACGGTTGGAGTGTGTTCGACTTCATTGTCGTGGGGATCGCCTTAGTGCCAGCCAGTGGGCCTTTTGCTGTGTTGCGTGCGCTCAGAGTATTGCGTGTGTTGCGCGTACTGACCTTTGTGCCATCGATGCGTAAAATTGTTGGTGCTTTAATTCAATCCCTGAATGGCATGTTGTCCATCGCCATGGTGTTGGGGCTGGTGTATTACGTGGCCGCCGTGATGGTCACCAAGCTATTTGGTGAGGCGTTTCCAGACTGGTTTGGTAGCCTTGGCGCTTCCCTGTATACCTTGTTCCAAGTGATGACCTTAGAAAGCTGGTCGATGGGCATCGCGCGCCCCGTCATGGAAGCCTTTCCCTATGCTTGGGCGTTCTTCGTCCCTTTTATTCTTATTGCTACCTTTACCATGCTGAACCTCTTTATTGCCGTTATCGTCAACGCCGTGCAAACCATACACGACGACGATCATCAAGAAGAGCTCGACGCAGAGAAAGCCACTCAGCAACAGCTACTTGAGCAAATGCAACAACTTCAGCAAGAGCTGAAGGAACTGCGTCGGGATATGAAGAAAGGGAAGGAGTGA
- a CDS encoding substrate-binding periplasmic protein has protein sequence MKRLSRLLWLCGWATGLSVSSVSAEEIVLQTVHLPPRIIDAAILPPPAGFADAGSVYGFDVEILRAAYATQGVTVRIELRPWKRVMRDVEEGLVLGAISCRQVPLREAFADFSNPLSNSVSTFVTRRGYLDAEPSTLDILQRYQVAAVNGWAQTNILDDAKIPYFSVTGLEQGINLVLRRNHDIFMTERDSVMFVAKQMGVMSRLSFYDVTALSLDHYSVCFSKQYPDSKKWRDRLNKGLDELERSGKKEEIFKRYGFSSTLD, from the coding sequence ATGAAACGGTTGAGTCGGCTTTTATGGTTGTGTGGATGGGCGACAGGCCTTTCCGTTTCCTCTGTCAGTGCGGAAGAAATTGTGCTGCAAACGGTGCATTTACCGCCACGAATTATTGATGCTGCGATACTACCGCCACCGGCGGGTTTTGCCGATGCGGGTTCTGTGTATGGCTTTGATGTCGAGATATTACGAGCGGCCTATGCCACCCAAGGCGTGACGGTGCGTATTGAACTGCGACCGTGGAAGCGTGTCATGCGAGATGTTGAAGAGGGGTTGGTGCTGGGGGCGATTTCTTGTCGTCAAGTGCCGCTACGAGAAGCGTTCGCTGACTTTTCAAACCCTTTGAGCAACTCCGTCAGCACCTTTGTGACCCGTCGAGGGTATTTAGACGCGGAACCTTCCACGCTGGATATTCTGCAACGATACCAAGTGGCGGCGGTCAATGGCTGGGCGCAGACCAATATATTGGATGACGCTAAAATCCCCTATTTTTCTGTAACGGGACTGGAGCAAGGGATTAACCTTGTTTTACGGCGTAATCACGATATTTTTATGACGGAACGTGACAGCGTTATGTTTGTTGCAAAGCAAATGGGGGTCATGAGTAGGTTAAGTTTTTACGATGTGACGGCGTTGAGTTTAGATCACTATTCGGTGTGTTTTAGTAAGCAATACCCAGACTCAAAGAAATGGCGCGACCGGTTAAACAAAGGACTGGATGAGCTAGAGAGAAGCGGGAAAAAAGAAGAAATTTTTAAACGGTATGGTTTTTCTTCCACACTGGATTAA